The following DNA comes from Terriglobales bacterium.
TCCACAGGGCTGTGGACTGATTACACGCGCTTACATTCGCGGAAGTGCAACCACATGAAGAAGAAAGCGGCAGCAAAGGTTAAAGCCTCGTCTGCCAAGTTAAAGAAAGCAAAGGGGAAAGCTGGCGCGAAGGGTCGCCGCGCGGCGGCCGCTCCGCCCCTGGTGAAGAAGCCCAACTTCGCCGATGACCCCCGTTTTGCACAGGCTGTGCAAAATTACGAGGCCGGACTCAAGGCCATGCAGGAGCACAAGTTCGAGCGCGCCAAGTCCTTGCTGGAGAAAGTCGTGAAGGGCGCCAGCCGCGAGCTCGCCGACCGCGCCCTCGTCCACCTCAACACCTGCAACCAGCAGATGGCGCGCACCTCCACCTCGTTCAAGACCCCCGAGGAGCACTACGACTTCGCCGTCTCGCTGATGAACTCCGGCGATTACGACGGCGCGCGCTCGCATCTCGAGAAGATCCAGAAGCAATCGCCCAAGGCGGACTACGCGGTCTACGGTCTCGCCGCGCTCTCCTGCCTCACCCACAAGCCCGAGGACGCGCTGCGCTACCTGGCGACCGCCATCAAGATGAACCCGATGAATCGCCTGCAGGCGCGCAACGACACCGACTTCCATAACCTCGCCGACGACCCGCGCTTCACCGAATTGCTCTATCCCGAGGCCAGCGAGCCTCCGCCGATGGCGACTTCCGGCACGCGTTCCCGTTAGAATCCCCGCCATGACTTCCCAGGGCAAGTGGGCCGGTGCGGGTCTTTCCGCGCGTCCGCTGCGCGTGCTCTGCATCGGCGGCGGCACGGGCCTCTCCACCCTGCTCAAGGGATTGAAGCAGTACGTCGTCGTCCCGGGCTCGCAGCCCGCCGCGGGTGCGCCGGCGATCGCGAGCCTCACTGCGGTCGTCACCGTCACCGACGACGGCGGCTCCAGCGGGCGCCTCCGCAAAGAGTTCAACATCCTGCCGCCGGGTGACATCCGCAGCTGCCTGGTCGCTCTCTCGGAAGATGAAGCGCTGCTCTCCAAACTTTTCCAGTATCGCTTCACCGCGGGCGCGGGACTCGAAGGCCACAGCTTCGGCAATCTCTTCGTCACGGCGTTGACCGCGGTCACCGGCGATTTCACGAAGGCGGTCGAGTTGTCGTCCGCCATTCTGAAGACGCGCGGCCGCATCGTCCCCTCGACCACCGCGAACGTCCAGCTCGTCGCCAGCATGAACAACGGCTCCGAAGTCGCCGGCGAGACCAACATCACCGCCAGCAAGCACCGCATCGTCGAGCTGCGCATGGAGCCCAGGGACGCCCAGCCGCTCCGTGAGACGCTGGCGGCCATCGCCGACGCCGACCTCATCACCATCGGCCCCGGCTCGCTCTTCACTTCCCTCATCCCGAACCTGCTGGTGAAGGGCGTCCCGGAGGCCATCGCGCGCTCGCGCGCCCTGAAAGTATTCGTCTGCAACCTCATGACGCAGGCGAACGAGAGCCTCGGGCTCACCGCCGCCGACCACGTGCTCGCCATCTACATGCACGCGGCCGCGCAGCGCTTCTTCGACCTCGCCCTGGTGAACGACAGGCCCGCGTCGGCGGCCCTGCGGGCCAAGTACGCCGAAGAAGGCCAGGGCCAGATCGAGGTCGACCGCGACGGCTTCAGCGCCCTCGGACTGCGGGTCGAGACCGGCGACTTCCTCGAAGAAGACGCCGGCATCGCGCGCCACGCCACCGACCGCCTGGCGGCGGCGCTGCTCAAGCTCGCGGCGGAGCGCACGCGCGAGCCGGCAGTAGCGAGCGCAGCCATGCGTTAGCCGCTCCCGGTTTCGCCGCAGCCGTGCGGCTGTTACCATTACCCGCGAAATGTTCAAGTCGAACAAGGCTCCCGGCCGTTCCTTCGCCATCGCCATCATGGCGGCGGGCAAGGGCACGCGGCTGAAGTCGAAGCGCCCGAAGGTGCTGCACGAGATCGGCGGCAAGCCGCTGCTCGCGCACGTCATCGCGGCGGCCCGCCAGGTGGCGGAAGCGAAAGACATCTACGTCATCATCGGCCACGAGGCCGACCGCGTGCGCTCGGCGGTCGCCGCCACCGGCGTGCAGTTCGTCCTGCAGAAAGACCAGCGCGGCACCGGCCACGCCATCATGGTCGCGCGCGACGCCCTCGCGAAGTACAAGAGCGTGCTCGTCCTCTCCGGCGACGTGCCGCTCATCCGCCCCGAGACCATCCGCCGCCTGCGCGACTTCCACCACAAGAAGAACGCGGCCATGACGGTGCTGACCGCCGTCCCGCCCGACCCGGCCGGCTACGGCCGCGTCATCCGTGCGCAGGGCGACGACATCGCCGCCATCGTCGAGCACAAGGCGCTGACCAAGGCCCAGCAAGCGGCGCGTGAGATCAACTCCGGCATCTACGCCTTCCAGACCAAGCCGCTCTACAAGCACATCTCGCGGCTGAAGACCGACAACGCCCACCGCGAGTTCTACCTCACCGACATGGCCGCGCTGTTGGTCAAGGCCCGGCAGCGCGTGGTCGCGCTCCAAGCCGAGCAGGCCGCCGAGGTCCTGGGCGCGAACACCATGATGGAGCTCACGCACCTCGACCTCCACCTGCGCTTCGAGAAGGTGACGGAGCTGATGGCCAACGGCGTCACCATCCGCCTGCCGTGGACGTGCATGATCGACCGCGAGGTCGAGGTCGGCGCCGACACCGTCATCGAGCCCTTCGTGCAGCTCTACGGCGCCACCCGGATCGGCCAGGACTGCCGCATCCGCTCGTACTCGGTCATCACCGATTCCGAGATCGCCGACGGCGTGACCATCCGCAACGGCTCCATCATCGACAAGTCGCGCGTCGGCAGCAAAGCCATCATCGGGCCGTACTCGCATCTCCGTCCCGACAGCGAGATCGGTGAGGGCGCGCACGTCGGCAACTTCGTCGAGACCAAGAAGACCCGGCTGGGCAAGGGCTCGAAGGCGAACCACCTCACCTACCTCGGCGACGCCGTCATCGGCGACGGCGTCAACGTCGGCGCCGGCACCATCACTTGCAACTACGACGGCGTCGAAAAGCACGCCACCGTCATCGACGACGGCGCGTTCGTCGGCTCCGACTCCACGCTCGTGGCGCCGGTCCGCATCGGGCGCGACGCCTATATCGCCGCCGGTTCCACCATCACCGACGACGTCCCCTCCGAATCGCTCGCGCTCGGGCGCGCCCGCCAGGTGCTGAAGCACGGCTGGGCGCGCGGCCGCAGGACCGCCACTGCCGCCACGGTTGCCGCTGGCCGCCGCAAATAATTCCAGCAGCAGCTTTCGATTCTTCCCCATCCAGCTCTGGATCTTCTCCACAATGGGTGCGAACTCATAGGGAGGTGTTTCTGATGGCAAACGAACCGAATCCCCAGACCGGCAACCTGAGCTTCCGCTGCGCCGACGCCGGCTACGGCGACTGCAACTGGCAGACCACGGGCCGCAACGAGGACGAGATCCGCCAGCGCGTGGCCGAGCACGGCCGCGAACACCATGGCCTCAAGGAATGGACCAACGAGACGTGGGACAAAGTGCGCGGCGCGATCCGCAGAGCCGCCGCTTAAGCGTTCCCCTGGACCAGTCCCTGCACACGACCGGCGCGTCCTTCGGGGCGCGCCGTCGTGTCTTCAAGCGATACTTGAAGTGTCCCGGGGCATCCGGCGACTCGCGAACGGCGTAGAATTTTCTTGTAGCGCCATGTCCACCACGCTCAAAGACGTGCTCTACAGCCACGTGCGCGAAGGCGCGCGCGAGCTGTGGGAGCCCATCGACAAGAACCGCATCCGCTGCTACTCCTGCGGGCACGAGTGCCCCATCCCCGAGGGCCAGGCCGGCG
Coding sequences within:
- a CDS encoding DUF1059 domain-containing protein produces the protein MANEPNPQTGNLSFRCADAGYGDCNWQTTGRNEDEIRQRVAEHGREHHGLKEWTNETWDKVRGAIRRAAA
- a CDS encoding tetratricopeptide repeat protein, encoding MKKPNFADDPRFAQAVQNYEAGLKAMQEHKFERAKSLLEKVVKGASRELADRALVHLNTCNQQMARTSTSFKTPEEHYDFAVSLMNSGDYDGARSHLEKIQKQSPKADYAVYGLAALSCLTHKPEDALRYLATAIKMNPMNRLQARNDTDFHNLADDPRFTELLYPEASEPPPMATSGTRSR
- the glmU gene encoding bifunctional UDP-N-acetylglucosamine diphosphorylase/glucosamine-1-phosphate N-acetyltransferase GlmU, with translation MFKSNKAPGRSFAIAIMAAGKGTRLKSKRPKVLHEIGGKPLLAHVIAAARQVAEAKDIYVIIGHEADRVRSAVAATGVQFVLQKDQRGTGHAIMVARDALAKYKSVLVLSGDVPLIRPETIRRLRDFHHKKNAAMTVLTAVPPDPAGYGRVIRAQGDDIAAIVEHKALTKAQQAAREINSGIYAFQTKPLYKHISRLKTDNAHREFYLTDMAALLVKARQRVVALQAEQAAEVLGANTMMELTHLDLHLRFEKVTELMANGVTIRLPWTCMIDREVEVGADTVIEPFVQLYGATRIGQDCRIRSYSVITDSEIADGVTIRNGSIIDKSRVGSKAIIGPYSHLRPDSEIGEGAHVGNFVETKKTRLGKGSKANHLTYLGDAVIGDGVNVGAGTITCNYDGVEKHATVIDDGAFVGSDSTLVAPVRIGRDAYIAAGSTITDDVPSESLALGRARQVLKHGWARGRRTATAATVAAGRRK
- the yvcK gene encoding uridine diphosphate-N-acetylglucosamine-binding protein YvcK is translated as MTSQGKWAGAGLSARPLRVLCIGGGTGLSTLLKGLKQYVVVPGSQPAAGAPAIASLTAVVTVTDDGGSSGRLRKEFNILPPGDIRSCLVALSEDEALLSKLFQYRFTAGAGLEGHSFGNLFVTALTAVTGDFTKAVELSSAILKTRGRIVPSTTANVQLVASMNNGSEVAGETNITASKHRIVELRMEPRDAQPLRETLAAIADADLITIGPGSLFTSLIPNLLVKGVPEAIARSRALKVFVCNLMTQANESLGLTAADHVLAIYMHAAAQRFFDLALVNDRPASAALRAKYAEEGQGQIEVDRDGFSALGLRVETGDFLEEDAGIARHATDRLAAALLKLAAERTREPAVASAAMR